Proteins encoded together in one Bifidobacterium sp. ESL0745 window:
- a CDS encoding amino acid ABC transporter permease yields MATHQSLWGSLVYLLVHYGWQYVSSYGVALRIGVLSFVGGLALAFVLTMLRVSPIPPLRAAVSFYVEVFRNIPVLSLLIFIVFALPEVGVVIDYEPSVIVTLILVASAFGCDALRSGINAIDPGQVEAARSLGLTFFDIVTSIIMPQALRTVVQPMVTLFISVIVSSSTGAMVPLAHTELTGLVNQINTKDALGIPTFFVAAMFYVCTGLVIAAFGRFLEKKVALCR; encoded by the coding sequence ATGGCCACACATCAATCGTTATGGGGGTCGCTGGTTTACCTCCTCGTCCACTACGGCTGGCAGTACGTCTCCAGCTACGGGGTCGCGCTGCGCATCGGCGTGCTTTCGTTCGTCGGCGGCCTGGCGCTCGCGTTCGTGCTCACCATGCTGCGCGTCAGCCCCATTCCCCCGCTGCGCGCCGCGGTCTCGTTCTACGTCGAGGTCTTTCGCAACATCCCGGTGCTTTCGCTGCTTATCTTCATCGTCTTCGCGTTGCCCGAGGTCGGCGTGGTGATCGACTATGAGCCCAGCGTCATCGTCACGCTCATTCTCGTGGCCTCTGCGTTCGGCTGCGACGCCCTGCGCAGCGGCATCAACGCCATCGATCCAGGCCAAGTGGAGGCCGCCCGGTCGCTGGGCCTCACGTTTTTCGATATCGTCACCTCCATCATCATGCCACAGGCGCTGCGCACGGTGGTGCAGCCGATGGTCACTCTCTTCATCTCGGTGATTGTCAGCTCTTCGACCGGCGCGATGGTGCCCCTGGCCCACACTGAGCTCACGGGCCTGGTCAACCAGATCAACACCAAAGATGCGCTCGGCATCCCCACCTTCTTCGTCGCCGCGATGTTCTATGTGTGCACGGGCTTGGTGATTGCCGCGTTCGGCCGGTTCCTCGAGAAGAAGGTGGCGCTATGTCGGTGA
- the trpS gene encoding tryptophan--tRNA ligase yields the protein MADTANSAETEQVTAAGNEISASFLEAKKRSDAVLAKLEKDPGKFTMLTGDRPTGRLHLGHYFGSIRERVAMQNKGVHTNVLIADYQVITDRDTTEHIQDNTLNMVLDYLAAGIDPNKTMIFAHSAIPCENQLMLPFLSLVTEAELLRNPTVKAEAEASGHALTGLLLTYPVHQACDILFCKANVVPIGKDNLPHVEITRTIARRFNERYAKKNPVFPEPTAILSDAPEIPGLDGRKMSKSYGNSIMLGATAEETAKLIKKSPTDSERRITFDPVNRPQVSALLTTAGLVTDRDPKDIAEEIGDAGAGALKQYVIKSVNEFLAPHRERRAELAKDMDSIRDIIHDGNRRANAIAEETLDQVREAMGMKY from the coding sequence ATGGCGGACACAGCGAACAGCGCGGAAACCGAACAAGTGACGGCAGCGGGCAATGAGATAAGCGCAAGCTTTCTCGAGGCGAAGAAGCGTTCCGACGCGGTTCTGGCCAAGCTTGAGAAGGATCCGGGCAAGTTCACCATGCTCACCGGCGACCGCCCGACCGGACGCCTGCACCTTGGCCACTATTTCGGCTCGATCCGCGAGCGCGTCGCGATGCAGAACAAGGGCGTGCACACCAACGTGCTCATCGCCGATTACCAGGTCATCACCGACCGCGACACCACTGAGCATATCCAAGACAACACACTGAACATGGTGTTGGATTATCTCGCCGCCGGCATCGATCCGAACAAGACCATGATTTTCGCACATTCCGCAATTCCGTGCGAAAACCAGCTGATGCTGCCGTTCCTTTCATTGGTCACCGAGGCCGAACTGCTGCGCAACCCGACCGTCAAGGCCGAGGCCGAGGCGAGCGGCCACGCGCTGACCGGACTTTTGCTGACCTACCCTGTCCATCAGGCCTGCGACATCCTCTTCTGCAAGGCCAACGTCGTGCCGATCGGCAAAGACAATCTACCGCACGTCGAGATCACACGCACCATCGCGCGCCGCTTCAACGAGCGTTACGCCAAGAAGAACCCGGTATTCCCTGAACCGACGGCCATTCTTTCCGATGCGCCCGAAATTCCAGGGCTCGACGGCCGCAAGATGAGCAAGTCCTACGGCAATTCCATCATGCTCGGCGCCACCGCGGAGGAAACCGCCAAGCTCATCAAGAAGAGCCCGACCGATTCCGAGCGCCGTATTACATTTGATCCGGTCAACCGTCCGCAGGTTTCCGCGCTGCTGACCACCGCAGGCCTCGTCACCGACCGCGATCCGAAGGATATCGCCGAGGAAATCGGCGACGCCGGAGCTGGGGCCTTGAAGCAGTATGTCATCAAGTCCGTCAACGAGTTCCTTGCTCCGCACCGCGAGCGCCGCGCCGAACTGGCCAAAGACATGGATTCAATCCGCGATATCATCCACGACGGCAACAGGCGCGCCAACGCCATCGCCGAGGAAACCCTCGACCAGGTCCGCGAGGCCATGGGCATGAAATACTGA
- a CDS encoding glutamate ABC transporter substrate-binding protein — protein sequence MVLSKSRKKATIGLLAAVAALGIALSGCGGTSSAPAKSSAPAQTTGKPLDTKAYDKLVNSGEVASGSTVNANKWAKAVKDQGVLKVGGVKSSALFSLQSPDDNKVRGFDAGLSQLLARYILGDAKTSVSVVDSSTREAVLQNGTVNTVFATYSINPARQQKIDFAGPYLTSQQAILVKSTNKTINSVSDLAGKKVGVQAGSTGPAIVKKLVPKASAQEFQTDAELVQALKQGRIDAYVVDQSLVLGDIAKEPQALKLAGKPFGDKDEYGIGLPKGSDGAAFVNAWLQKIEADGTWAKLWKLTVGERTGVTKVPTPPAIAKE from the coding sequence ATGGTGCTTTCGAAATCCAGGAAAAAGGCAACGATTGGCTTGTTGGCGGCAGTGGCCGCGTTGGGCATCGCGCTTTCGGGCTGCGGTGGCACCAGTTCCGCGCCGGCCAAGAGTTCGGCGCCGGCGCAGACCACGGGCAAGCCGCTCGATACCAAGGCCTATGACAAGCTCGTGAATTCCGGCGAGGTAGCAAGCGGCTCTACCGTCAATGCCAACAAGTGGGCCAAGGCCGTCAAGGATCAGGGTGTGCTGAAGGTCGGCGGTGTGAAGTCCTCGGCGCTGTTCTCGTTGCAAAGTCCCGACGACAACAAGGTGCGCGGCTTCGACGCGGGCCTCTCCCAGCTGCTTGCCCGCTACATCCTGGGTGACGCGAAGACCTCGGTGAGTGTGGTCGACTCCTCCACTCGCGAGGCCGTCTTGCAGAACGGCACCGTCAACACGGTTTTCGCCACGTATTCGATCAATCCGGCTCGCCAGCAGAAGATCGATTTTGCCGGCCCCTACCTCACCAGCCAACAGGCGATCCTCGTCAAGTCCACCAATAAGACCATCAATTCCGTCTCCGACTTGGCGGGCAAGAAGGTCGGCGTGCAGGCCGGTTCCACCGGCCCGGCCATCGTCAAGAAGTTGGTGCCCAAGGCCAGCGCACAGGAGTTCCAGACCGACGCCGAGCTTGTGCAGGCCCTCAAGCAGGGCCGCATCGACGCCTACGTGGTCGACCAGTCGCTTGTGCTCGGCGATATCGCGAAGGAACCGCAGGCTTTGAAGCTCGCCGGCAAGCCCTTCGGCGACAAGGACGAGTACGGCATCGGCCTGCCCAAGGGCTCCGACGGCGCCGCGTTCGTCAACGCCTGGCTGCAGAAGATCGAGGCTGATGGCACATGGGCCAAACTCTGGAAGCTCACCGTGGGCGAGCGCACCGGCGTCACCAAGGTGCCGACGCCTCCCGCCATCGCCAAGGAGTGA
- a CDS encoding amino acid ABC transporter permease, with translation MSVKSKSLSPTEAALFEAGGPRTKRRIAVGTAVAAVALAALLAWVVYRLYINGQFEPMYWSLFGDPKVWRFLGMGLVGTLRAAFGAGAIGLVCGLVLTFGRLSGFAPIRWLSTAVIEFVRGTPTLLFIYFFFLVPAQFGIHMSTYWMVVIPVASYASAVLAEVFRSGVEAVPIGQKEAALSLGLTRWQMYQSIVLPQMFRIVVPTMVAQLVVVVKDTTFGYVVTYPEMMQNTKVLIANYNSLLPVYLVTSIIYVLINYVISWFARWLSDRIGLDFQV, from the coding sequence ATGTCGGTGAAATCGAAATCGTTGAGTCCCACCGAGGCCGCGCTGTTCGAGGCTGGTGGGCCGCGTACCAAGCGCCGCATCGCCGTGGGCACCGCCGTGGCTGCCGTCGCGCTGGCGGCACTGCTTGCGTGGGTGGTTTATCGGTTGTATATCAATGGGCAATTCGAGCCCATGTATTGGAGTCTTTTCGGCGACCCGAAGGTCTGGAGATTCCTCGGAATGGGTCTCGTCGGCACGTTGCGTGCGGCGTTTGGCGCAGGCGCGATCGGGTTGGTGTGCGGCCTGGTGCTGACGTTCGGGCGCCTGTCCGGCTTCGCGCCGATCCGCTGGCTTTCCACCGCCGTCATCGAGTTCGTGCGCGGAACCCCGACCCTGCTCTTCATTTACTTCTTCTTCCTCGTGCCGGCGCAGTTCGGCATCCATATGAGCACCTACTGGATGGTCGTCATTCCCGTGGCCAGCTACGCCTCAGCCGTGCTCGCCGAGGTCTTCCGTTCGGGCGTTGAGGCTGTGCCGATTGGCCAGAAGGAGGCCGCGCTTTCGCTGGGCCTCACCCGCTGGCAGATGTACCAATCCATCGTCCTGCCGCAGATGTTCCGCATTGTGGTGCCGACTATGGTCGCCCAGCTCGTCGTCGTGGTCAAGGACACGACCTTCGGCTACGTGGTCACCTATCCCGAGATGATGCAGAACACGAAAGTGCTCATTGCCAACTACAACAGCCTGCTGCCGGTCTATTTGGTGACCTCGATTATCTATGTGCTCATCAATTACGTGATTTCGTGGTTCGCGCGCTGGCTTTCCGACCGGATTGGCCTCGATTTCCAGGTTTGA
- a CDS encoding DUF3073 domain-containing protein, translating into MGRGRQKAKQKKMARKLKYLTTDTDYDELAKELGAQEPGSGSADPFDEVEKEYSRTHDEAGENAHTDDVDQHEDLPVADDDLDDYAKWAAEAAAKASSDDKSGSAAKKVAMPKPHKPIHMPVPSALRKPKPKEGKA; encoded by the coding sequence ATGGGCCGCGGACGTCAAAAGGCTAAACAAAAGAAAATGGCCCGTAAGCTGAAGTATTTGACAACCGATACCGATTATGACGAGCTGGCCAAAGAGTTAGGTGCGCAGGAGCCGGGCAGTGGTTCGGCGGACCCGTTCGATGAGGTCGAGAAGGAATATTCGCGCACTCATGACGAGGCCGGCGAAAACGCGCATACAGATGACGTGGATCAGCATGAGGATTTGCCGGTTGCCGATGACGATTTGGACGATTACGCCAAGTGGGCCGCCGAAGCTGCAGCCAAGGCTTCCAGCGATGACAAGTCCGGTTCGGCCGCAAAGAAAGTCGCTATGCCCAAGCCGCACAAGCCGATTCATATGCCTGTCCCGAGCGCTTTGCGTAAGCCGAAGCCCAAGGAAGGCAAGGCCTAA